From Quercus lobata isolate SW786 chromosome 11, ValleyOak3.0 Primary Assembly, whole genome shotgun sequence:
acaaaggaaatttttttgcttttatgcacaatttggttttaaattgaaacaaagaggaattaaactcttatatttagttatttgaggatttttttttttactatagcGTTAATTGTTTGTCTATATACatttaatttctaaatattGTAGTATTCAATATTGTTTGAATTGTAACTTatcatgtataaataatttattttgaattttaagtaattaatatttgcaTTGGTATGTTGTTGAGATTCAATAGTTGTGTCTTTAAAATCAAGAGGAACTGAAAAACAATATCTAAACTTCAacgttttttaaatataatgaatgcattGAATATTTAATAGAAGgcaggaaataaatgaaattaaaaaataagaacgtGCTACTAGAGAATTGATGTTCAATTCCAACAGCTAATGTcaaatcatttgaaaaaaattggtaGTTTTCTCGTgtattgcacgggttagcgactaattTAGATAGAAAATTGAGAATTTTCAAACATACAGTTCAACAAAAGCAGGTAAAGAAAAGAGGTGGGCTGGGCTTACAAGtcaatgtctttttttatttttttatggtgataattatttttggtGAATTGTGATGGTTTGGTATTAtttattaggataaaatttaaatacataaccctttttaaaattaaaacaacagTCCACTTACTTAACAGTATACTGCCGTCTCCTTCTccgtttattttattttatttatttatttatttatttttccccctGTTTCAGACTATATAAAGTATTCCAAAACCCCTCgagaaaactgaaaaccccAAGTTTTTTTCCCCTGTTTCAGACTATAAAGCATTCCAAAACCCCACgagaaaactgaaaaccccAAAACCCCAAGCTCCTACCGTTCACTCTCTCCATCAGGAATAGAAACAGAAAGCTAGTTATGAATCAAGAACGAGTGATCATCTTCTGCGGGCATATGCGTGATGAACCTTTCGTCTTCTCAGAAGATGATGGATGTTGCAAGACTACGATGTCATGGTTTAGTATTTTGGTTCCAGAGATCCGTTCTCCTTCTTCGGGTACTGCACCATCATCTTCTCCTTTGAGAACTCTTAAGAGTACTCTATCTCCGTTCTCCGTCTTGAAACTTCCGACGAGAACCTTTTTTACGGCAGTGGGCTCTAACATCTTCATTTTTCACGACTCTGTAAATAAAATACTTACTTTCAACAACTCCTCCGGCGATTGGAAGCTCGCTCCTCCAATGAATTATCCTAGAACATCCCCTCACGTCATTGTCCTGGATGGTAAGTTATACGTTATAGGTGGTTTAATACAGCCTATAGGTGGTTTGAAATTTCCATTACCTGCCAACTATTGCTTTATGGAGTTTTTTGACCCTGATATTGGAACTTGGGAACCCTTGCCCAATCCTGATCAACCCTTTATGGATCAATTCCATCAGGATCAATTCCATCAACCTAGGGAGATGGTGACCGCCCTTCTTCGTGACAGAAAAATTCTTGTTACCTCCTACACTGAGTCTATTTTGTACGTCTACTATATCGATTATCGCGTTTGGACCCTTTTTTCAGATTTGTCCTACCTATCTAAAAGGAATTTGCCTCATCTCC
This genomic window contains:
- the LOC115968082 gene encoding uncharacterized protein LOC115968082: MNQERVIIFCGHMRDEPFVFSEDDGCCKTTMSWFSILVPEIRSPSSGTAPSSSPLRTLKSTLSPFSVLKLPTRTFFTAVGSNIFIFHDSVNKILTFNNSSGDWKLAPPMNYPRTSPHVIVLDGKLYVIGGLIQPIGGLKFPLPANYCFMEFFDPDIGTWEPLPNPDQPFMDQFHQDQFHQPREMVTALLRDRKILVTSYTESILYVYYIDYRVWTLFSDLSYLSKRNLPHLPCLSNLSKGNFLLSPDMVKSVGVGDMLYRVSFDHVDHPKYLVIQAFNLALDQWFEGCLNVGSEIFGEFNEVLEDGYPCCGLIHLSDQKFCLLLQSSYSEDGNGNGDFDRRRSAYFKPHSASSFYLYSVVLEVSMILDKPRDLAGFMGLNIVVLSTEKYRLVSPLLIQDAMLVDSTFHPSNMLALRCNESLLKEFGMARPSKAVCEELLQQHLVIAKRIWDGPTREELLFNL